The following are encoded together in the Synergistaceae bacterium genome:
- a CDS encoding efflux RND transporter periplasmic adaptor subunit, translating to VQEVHVKIGDRVKAGQVLLTLSSQDQRAQEAALRSSYEDSVREYKRLSELQKSGGVSQAQVEQAHSRMKGEQARLQASRSTLSRTQLKASIDGIIASRAIEPGEVASENKPLLTIIDLKDLEAEIMVSRRDIMSLTPETPVEVVSDGASSMGTIRRISPEAAPGSGLYAVVVGLNGLEVLPGTHLEARFLVEKQKDLVVIPSDVVQRREDRATVYVVEDGRAKLREIVAGEGQNGAVAVLEGLDEGDLLVIRGRNMLSDGALVKIADDGPTGDKPLDGTGDGVEKQS from the coding sequence GTGCAGGAGGTGCATGTCAAGATAGGCGACAGGGTCAAGGCGGGGCAGGTGCTGCTGACCCTCTCCTCTCAGGACCAGCGGGCTCAGGAGGCCGCTCTTCGCTCCAGCTACGAGGATTCTGTCAGGGAGTACAAGCGTCTTTCGGAGCTTCAGAAGTCGGGCGGTGTCTCCCAGGCCCAGGTGGAGCAGGCTCACTCTCGAATGAAGGGGGAGCAGGCCAGACTTCAGGCTTCCCGGTCGACCCTCTCGCGCACTCAGCTCAAGGCGAGCATAGATGGCATCATAGCCTCCCGAGCGATAGAGCCGGGCGAGGTAGCGAGCGAGAACAAGCCTCTGCTCACGATCATAGACCTCAAGGACCTCGAGGCGGAGATCATGGTCTCCCGCAGGGACATAATGAGCCTGACGCCGGAGACGCCGGTGGAGGTCGTCTCGGACGGCGCGTCCTCCATGGGGACCATCAGGAGGATAAGTCCGGAGGCCGCTCCTGGATCCGGTTTGTATGCGGTGGTGGTAGGGCTGAACGGGCTGGAGGTGCTTCCGGGGACTCACCTAGAGGCCAGGTTCTTGGTCGAGAAGCAGAAGGACCTCGTCGTCATCCCCTCCGACGTGGTTCAGAGGAGGGAGGACAGGGCCACCGTCTACGTGGTCGAGGACGGCAGGGCCAAGCTCAGGGAGATCGTCGCAGGCGAAGGACAGAACGGCGCCGTTGCAGTACTGGAGGGCCTTGACGAGGGAGATCTCCTCGTGATCAGGGGTAGGAACATGCTCTCCGACGGAGCGCTTGTGAAGATCGCGGATGACGGGCCGACGGGAGATAAGCCTC